From Arachis stenosperma cultivar V10309 chromosome 2, arast.V10309.gnm1.PFL2, whole genome shotgun sequence, one genomic window encodes:
- the LOC130960207 gene encoding metallothionein-like protein 2: protein MSCCGGNCGCGTDCKCGSGCGGCKMYPDLSYTESMSSTETLVMGVAPMKAQFEGAEMGVSAENGGCKCGSNCTCDPCTCK from the exons aTGTCTTGCTGTGGCGGTAACTGCGGCTGTGGAACCGACTGCAAGTGTGGCAGCGGCTGCGGAGG ATGCAAGATGTACCCTGATTTGAGCTACACGGAGAGCATGTCCTCCACAGAGACCCTTGTTATGGGTGTTGCACCCATGAAGGCACAGTTTGAAGGTGCTGAAATGGGTGTTTCTGCTGAGAACGGTGGCTGCAAGTGTGGATCTAACTGCACATGCGACCCTTGCACCTGCAAGTGA
- the LOC130961910 gene encoding mitochondrial import inner membrane translocase subunit Tim9-like, which translates to MDKGIFSGMSDLPEEDKQRMSTMVDQLQIRDSLRMYNSLVERCFKDCVDTFYRKSLTKKEETCVLRCAEKFMRLSTQVGSRFSDLDQGANTGVSQ; encoded by the exons ATGGATAAGGGCATCTTTAGTGGCATGTCTGATCTTCCTGAAGAGGATAAGCAACGAATGTCCACCATGGTAGACCAGCTACAAATTCGAGAcag TCTAAGGATGTATAATTCATTAGTGGAGCGATGTTTCAAGGATTGTGTCGATACATTTTATCGGAAATCCCTAACCAAGAAAGAGGAAACATGTGTTCTCAGGTGTGCCGAAAAATTCATGAGGCTTTCCACGCAAGTAGGTTCGAGATTTTCAGATCTTGACCAAGGCGCAAATACTGGTGTCTCTCAATAG